A part of Aquibium oceanicum genomic DNA contains:
- a CDS encoding YaiI/YqxD family protein, giving the protein MPQILVDADACPVKDEAITVAERHGLVVIFVSNGGLRPSRDPMIRNVVVSKGADAADDWIVENALPNDIAVTADVPLAARLVPAGVHVIGPTGRPFTPESIGMAVAMRDLKQHLRETGEDRGFNRSFAARDRSEFLSALDRTVRRALNAGGQS; this is encoded by the coding sequence CTGCCGCAGATCCTCGTCGATGCGGACGCCTGCCCGGTGAAGGACGAGGCCATAACGGTCGCGGAACGCCACGGGCTCGTCGTCATCTTCGTCTCCAACGGCGGCCTGCGCCCCTCGCGCGATCCGATGATCCGCAACGTCGTCGTGTCGAAGGGAGCGGACGCGGCCGACGACTGGATCGTCGAGAACGCTTTGCCCAACGACATCGCGGTGACGGCCGACGTGCCGCTGGCAGCACGCCTCGTCCCGGCCGGCGTCCACGTCATCGGCCCGACCGGACGGCCGTTCACGCCCGAATCCATCGGCATGGCGGTGGCCATGCGCGATCTGAAGCAGCATCTGAGGGAAACGGGCGAAGACCGCGGCTTCAACCGCAGCTTCGCCGCCCGCGACCGATCCGAATTCCTCAGCGCCCTGGACCGGACGGTGCGCCGGGCGCTGAATGCCGGTGGGCAGTCTTGA
- a CDS encoding MAPEG family protein, with amino-acid sequence MDGISLQNPLMETYAIAACLMILKAVSMSWLTVWRMIREKGGYRSPEDLRRTRLNPSPDPRQIEPNERVERIRRIHQNDLENIPFFLVAGLLFVLAEPPLWLAWLLLYGYVASRLLHFVAYFTAQTHDMRANLWTAGSLILIFMTLWALVAALVA; translated from the coding sequence GTGGATGGCATCAGCCTTCAGAACCCGCTGATGGAGACCTATGCGATTGCTGCCTGCCTGATGATCCTGAAGGCGGTATCGATGTCCTGGCTGACGGTCTGGCGCATGATCCGGGAGAAGGGCGGCTACCGCTCGCCCGAGGATCTGCGCAGGACCCGCCTCAACCCGAGTCCGGATCCCAGGCAGATCGAACCCAACGAGCGCGTCGAGCGCATCCGCCGCATCCACCAGAACGACCTCGAGAACATCCCCTTCTTCCTGGTCGCGGGGTTGCTCTTCGTCCTCGCGGAACCCCCGCTCTGGCTCGCCTGGCTGCTGCTCTACGGCTATGTCGCTTCGAGGCTCCTGCACTTCGTGGCCTATTTTACCGCCCAGACGCACGACATGCGCGCCAATCTCTGGACAGCCGGCTCGCTCATCCTGATCTTCATGACCTTGTGGGCTCTCGTCGCAGCCCTCGTGGCCTGA
- the glnA gene encoding type I glutamate--ammonia ligase, which yields MTTANDIMKQIKDNDVKFVDLRFTDPKGKMQHVTMDVAAVDEDMFADGVMFDGSSIAGWKAINESDMVLMPDTETAHMDPFFAQSTMAVVCDILDPISGESYNRDPRGTAKKAEAYMKSEGIGDTVYVGPEAEFFVFDDVKYKADPYNTGFKLDSSELPSNDDTDYETGNLGHRPRVKGGYFPVPPVDSLQDMRSEMLTVMAEMGVVVEKHHHEVAAAQHELGIKFDTLTRNADKMQIYKYVIHQVANAYGKTATFMPKPVYGDNGSGMHVHQSIWKGGKPTFAGNEYAGLSESCLFYIGGIIKHAKAINAFTNPLTNSYKRLVPGFEAPVLLAYSARNRSASCRIPFGSSPKAKRVEVRFPDPGANPYLGFAAMLMAGLDGIKNKIHPGQPMDKDLYDLPPKELKKIPTVCGSLREALMSLDKDRGFLKAGGVFDDDQIDAYIELKMHEVMRFEMTPHPVEFDMYYSV from the coding sequence ATGACGACAGCAAACGACATCATGAAGCAGATCAAGGACAACGACGTTAAGTTCGTCGATCTGCGTTTCACCGATCCGAAGGGCAAGATGCAGCACGTGACCATGGACGTCGCGGCTGTCGACGAGGACATGTTCGCGGACGGCGTGATGTTCGACGGCTCCTCGATCGCGGGCTGGAAGGCGATCAACGAGTCCGACATGGTGCTGATGCCCGACACCGAGACGGCGCACATGGACCCCTTCTTCGCACAGTCCACCATGGCCGTCGTCTGCGACATCCTCGACCCGATCTCGGGCGAGTCCTACAACCGCGACCCGCGCGGAACCGCCAAGAAGGCGGAAGCCTACATGAAGTCCGAAGGCATCGGCGACACCGTCTATGTCGGTCCCGAGGCCGAGTTCTTCGTGTTCGACGACGTCAAGTACAAGGCCGACCCCTACAACACCGGCTTCAAGCTCGATTCGAGCGAACTGCCGTCGAACGACGACACCGACTACGAGACCGGCAATCTCGGCCACCGGCCGCGCGTCAAGGGCGGCTACTTCCCGGTTCCGCCGGTCGATTCGCTGCAGGACATGCGCTCCGAGATGCTGACCGTCATGGCCGAGATGGGTGTGGTGGTCGAAAAGCACCACCACGAGGTCGCGGCCGCCCAGCACGAACTCGGCATCAAGTTCGACACGCTCACGCGCAACGCCGACAAGATGCAGATCTACAAGTACGTCATCCACCAGGTCGCGAACGCATACGGCAAGACGGCCACCTTCATGCCGAAGCCGGTCTACGGCGACAACGGCTCGGGCATGCACGTGCACCAGTCGATCTGGAAGGGCGGCAAGCCGACCTTCGCGGGCAACGAGTACGCCGGCCTGTCGGAGAGCTGCCTGTTCTACATCGGCGGCATCATCAAGCACGCCAAGGCGATCAACGCCTTCACCAACCCGCTGACCAATTCCTACAAGCGCCTTGTGCCCGGCTTCGAGGCTCCGGTTCTGCTCGCCTACTCGGCGCGCAACCGCTCGGCCTCCTGCCGCATCCCGTTCGGCTCCTCGCCGAAGGCCAAGCGCGTCGAGGTCCGCTTCCCGGATCCCGGCGCGAACCCGTACCTCGGCTTCGCGGCGATGCTGATGGCCGGCCTCGACGGCATCAAGAACAAGATCCACCCCGGCCAGCCGATGGACAAGGATCTCTACGACCTGCCGCCGAAGGAACTGAAGAAGATCCCGACCGTGTGCGGCTCTCTGCGCGAGGCCCTGATGAGCCTCGACAAGGACCGCGGCTTCCTCAAGGCCGGCGGCGTCTTCGACGACGACCAGATCGACGCCTACATCGAACTCAAGATGCACGAGGTCATGCGCTTCGAAATGACCCCGCATCCGGTCGAGTTCGACATGTACTATTCGGTCTGA
- a CDS encoding bifunctional ADP-dependent NAD(P)H-hydrate dehydratase/NAD(P)H-hydrate epimerase: protein MSFELLSPTEMSEADRLSIARGPHDGPALMRNAGAAVAREVLSRYPQARTVHVLAGPGNNGGDGFAAARLLAQAGVDARVYCEGRPVAGSDAAGALADMRLPLLGFDAFAPEETDVVVDALFGAGLARAIGGAYAQAVEKANASGACVVAVDLPSGLSGGSGLVLGTAIRAGVTVTFFRLKPGHLLYPGRALCGDTVLADIGIPADVLSEIGPRTFRNTPELWRETFPWPHSGSHKYARGHVGVFSGGPSASGAARLAAISAARAGAGAVTVLSPKQAVQVNAMHLTAVMLKWIDTPEEAVNFAKDRKMSSAVIGPGFGVGERCVEFLLALAGLGAESPFGLVLDADAITSFADAPDRLFEALAAIGAQTGRERAVLTPHEGEFRRLFPDLADAQGVSKPERARRAAERANAVVILKGPDTVIAAPDGRAAINVNATPFLATAGSGDVLAGIVAGLLAQGMPTFEAAAAGVWLHAEAGARFGPGLIAEDLPALLPAALSELYNGDRTSF from the coding sequence ATGAGCTTTGAACTCCTGTCTCCGACGGAAATGTCGGAGGCCGACCGGCTGTCCATCGCGCGCGGACCCCATGACGGGCCGGCGCTGATGCGCAACGCCGGAGCGGCGGTCGCCCGCGAGGTACTTTCTCGCTATCCCCAGGCCCGAACGGTCCACGTCCTGGCGGGACCGGGCAACAATGGCGGCGACGGTTTCGCTGCGGCGCGGCTACTGGCGCAGGCGGGCGTGGATGCGCGCGTTTATTGCGAAGGGCGTCCGGTGGCGGGGAGCGATGCGGCGGGCGCGCTCGCGGACATGCGGCTGCCGCTGCTCGGCTTCGATGCGTTCGCGCCGGAAGAGACGGACGTCGTCGTCGATGCACTGTTCGGAGCCGGGCTGGCGCGTGCGATCGGCGGGGCTTATGCGCAAGCCGTCGAGAAGGCGAACGCTTCGGGCGCCTGTGTCGTGGCGGTCGATCTCCCCTCCGGTCTCTCCGGCGGATCCGGGCTCGTGCTCGGCACCGCGATCAGGGCCGGCGTCACCGTCACCTTCTTCCGCCTGAAGCCCGGACATCTGCTCTATCCCGGTCGCGCGCTGTGCGGCGACACGGTGCTCGCCGACATCGGCATTCCGGCCGACGTGCTTTCCGAGATCGGGCCGCGAACATTCCGCAACACGCCCGAACTCTGGCGCGAAACCTTTCCCTGGCCGCACAGCGGTTCGCACAAATATGCGCGCGGTCATGTCGGGGTCTTCTCCGGAGGTCCCTCCGCGAGCGGCGCGGCCCGCCTTGCCGCGATTTCGGCCGCGCGGGCCGGCGCCGGCGCCGTCACGGTCCTCTCGCCCAAGCAGGCGGTTCAGGTGAACGCCATGCACCTGACGGCGGTGATGTTGAAGTGGATCGACACACCCGAGGAAGCGGTCAACTTCGCGAAGGACAGGAAAATGTCGTCGGCCGTGATCGGACCGGGTTTCGGCGTGGGCGAGCGATGCGTGGAATTCTTGCTGGCGCTGGCCGGCCTCGGCGCGGAAAGCCCGTTCGGCCTGGTCCTCGACGCCGACGCGATTACGTCGTTCGCGGATGCTCCGGACAGGCTGTTCGAGGCGCTGGCGGCGATAGGTGCGCAGACCGGACGGGAGAGGGCGGTCCTGACCCCGCACGAAGGTGAATTCCGCCGGCTCTTCCCCGATCTTGCCGATGCTCAGGGCGTCTCCAAGCCGGAACGCGCCCGCCGCGCAGCGGAGCGCGCAAATGCGGTTGTCATCCTCAAGGGTCCCGACACCGTGATCGCCGCTCCCGACGGCCGCGCCGCGATCAACGTCAATGCGACGCCGTTCCTGGCGACGGCGGGCTCGGGCGACGTGCTGGCGGGCATCGTGGCGGGTCTGCTGGCACAGGGAATGCCGACCTTTGAAGCGGCGGCGGCCGGTGTCTGGCTGCACGCCGAGGCGGGAGCGCGCTTCGGCCCGGGTCTGATCGCGGAGGACCTGCCCGCTCTCCTGCCCGCCGCCCTTAGTGAACTTTACAACGGCGACAGAACGTCGTTCTGA
- a CDS encoding DUF1353 domain-containing protein → MAAQFIGTVSVIWLEQPGEDRDMKLTKAFTFVDAAGLKWTVKKDAVINGASIPRIFWTTFGPPFVGEYRRASVVHDYFCDVRTRSAEATHHMFYEACVAGGVGVLKAKTMYTMVKTFGPNWKTLSSPLAINGLEVLSRGQEVTVYRAMADDEFARLEKWVEESNPSIEEIDAEIERRSREMPVLPPEDERPAAAVM, encoded by the coding sequence ATGGCAGCGCAGTTCATCGGGACCGTCTCCGTCATCTGGCTGGAGCAGCCGGGCGAGGATCGCGACATGAAGCTGACGAAGGCCTTCACCTTCGTCGACGCGGCCGGACTGAAATGGACCGTGAAGAAGGACGCCGTCATCAACGGCGCGTCGATCCCGCGAATATTCTGGACGACTTTCGGTCCACCCTTTGTCGGCGAGTACCGGCGGGCGTCGGTCGTCCACGACTACTTCTGCGACGTGCGGACGCGATCGGCCGAAGCGACCCACCACATGTTCTACGAGGCATGCGTGGCCGGCGGCGTCGGCGTGCTCAAGGCCAAGACCATGTACACCATGGTCAAGACTTTCGGGCCGAACTGGAAGACGCTCTCGAGCCCGCTGGCGATCAACGGCCTGGAGGTGCTTTCTAGGGGCCAGGAGGTGACGGTCTACCGGGCCATGGCCGACGACGAATTCGCCCGGCTCGAAAAATGGGTCGAGGAAAGCAACCCCTCCATCGAAGAGATCGACGCGGAGATCGAACGGCGGTCGCGCGAGATGCCGGTGCTCCCGCCGGAGGACGAACGGCCGGCGGCGGCGGTGATGTAA
- a CDS encoding methionine synthase has protein sequence MLFPTTIAGSLPKPHWLAETEKLWPKWRFEGAELDRAKRDAALVWIKEQEDAGIDIVSDGEQFRRHFVHGFLESVEGIDWELMTPMGIRNNRYVADVPTVTGALRRTRPVHRDEAAFCRSHTGRKLKWTLPGPMTICDTLADKHYGRRADMAMAFADILNEEALELEAAGVDVVQFDEPAFNVFMDEVNDWGIAALERAARGLKCATAVHICYGYGIEANVKWKETLGNEWRQYEAIFPALNASSIQQVSLECANSRVPISLIELLPDKQLLVGVIDVATSRVETPDEVASTISEALKHADAERIQPCTNCGLAPLSRDVAVGKLKALGEGAALARKNLG, from the coding sequence ATGCTCTTCCCCACCACCATCGCCGGCAGTCTGCCGAAACCGCACTGGCTGGCCGAGACCGAAAAGCTCTGGCCGAAATGGCGCTTCGAAGGCGCCGAACTCGACCGGGCCAAGCGCGATGCCGCGCTCGTCTGGATCAAGGAGCAGGAGGACGCAGGCATCGACATCGTCTCGGATGGCGAGCAGTTCCGGCGCCACTTCGTGCACGGCTTCCTTGAGAGCGTGGAAGGCATCGACTGGGAGCTCATGACGCCCATGGGCATCCGCAACAACCGCTACGTCGCCGACGTGCCGACGGTGACGGGAGCCCTGCGGCGCACCCGGCCCGTGCACCGCGACGAAGCCGCCTTCTGCCGGTCGCACACCGGCCGCAAGCTGAAATGGACCCTGCCCGGCCCGATGACCATCTGCGACACGCTGGCCGATAAGCACTACGGCCGCCGCGCCGACATGGCGATGGCCTTCGCCGACATCCTCAACGAGGAGGCGCTGGAGCTGGAAGCGGCGGGCGTCGATGTCGTGCAGTTCGACGAGCCGGCCTTCAACGTCTTCATGGACGAGGTGAACGACTGGGGCATCGCCGCGCTGGAGCGCGCCGCCCGCGGCCTGAAATGCGCCACCGCCGTCCATATCTGCTACGGCTACGGCATCGAGGCGAACGTGAAGTGGAAGGAGACGCTGGGCAACGAATGGCGCCAGTACGAGGCGATCTTCCCCGCGCTCAACGCCTCCTCCATCCAGCAGGTGTCGCTGGAATGCGCGAATTCCCGCGTGCCGATCTCGCTGATCGAACTCCTGCCCGACAAGCAGTTGCTCGTCGGCGTCATCGACGTGGCGACGAGCCGGGTCGAGACACCGGACGAAGTGGCATCGACGATCTCCGAGGCGCTGAAGCACGCCGACGCGGAGCGCATCCAGCCCTGTACCAACTGCGGCCTGGCGCCGCTGTCGCGCGATGTCGCGGTGGGCAAACTGAAGGCCCTCGGCGAAGGCGCGGCGCTGGCGCGCAAGAACCTTGGCTGA
- the fghA gene encoding S-formylglutathione hydrolase, protein MSIKTVSTAKSQGGVQGVYSHASEACGCDMTFAVFVPPQAVKGPCPVLWYLSGLTCTHANVMDKGEYRRIAAELGLIVVCPDTSPRGETVPDDKGDWQFGSGAGFYLDATEAPYDANYRMYSYIIDELPRLVAANFPADMNRQSIFGHSMGGHGALTIALRNPKRFRSCSAFAPIVHPSQADWSAKAFERYLGPNQADWRLHDACSLIEDGYRFSEFLVDQGKADGFLEDGLKPWLLEEACRKAGIPLRLRMQAGYDHSYFFISTFMDDHLRWHGERLGVPEGDVT, encoded by the coding sequence ATGAGCATCAAGACCGTTTCGACAGCAAAATCCCAAGGCGGCGTGCAGGGCGTCTACAGCCACGCGTCCGAAGCCTGCGGTTGCGACATGACATTCGCCGTCTTCGTCCCGCCGCAAGCCGTAAAGGGTCCCTGCCCCGTCTTGTGGTATCTCTCCGGCCTCACCTGCACCCATGCCAACGTGATGGACAAGGGCGAGTACCGGCGCATCGCGGCCGAACTCGGACTTATCGTGGTCTGTCCCGACACCAGCCCGCGCGGCGAGACAGTGCCGGACGACAAGGGCGACTGGCAGTTCGGCTCAGGCGCCGGCTTCTACCTCGATGCCACCGAGGCGCCCTACGACGCCAACTACCGCATGTATTCCTATATCATCGATGAACTGCCGCGCCTCGTGGCGGCGAACTTCCCCGCGGACATGAACCGCCAGTCGATCTTCGGCCATTCCATGGGCGGGCATGGCGCGCTCACCATCGCGCTCAGGAACCCGAAGCGCTTCAGGAGCTGCTCCGCCTTCGCGCCGATCGTGCATCCGTCCCAGGCCGACTGGTCGGCCAAGGCGTTCGAGCGCTATCTCGGCCCCAACCAGGCCGACTGGCGCCTCCACGACGCGTGCTCGCTGATCGAGGATGGCTACCGCTTTTCGGAATTCCTCGTCGACCAGGGCAAGGCCGACGGTTTCCTGGAAGACGGCCTCAAGCCGTGGCTGCTGGAGGAAGCCTGCCGCAAGGCCGGCATTCCGCTCAGGCTTCGCATGCAGGCCGGATACGACCACTCCTATTTCTTCATCTCGACGTTCATGGACGACCACCTGCGCTGGCATGGCGAACGCCTCGGCGTGCCCGAAGGCGACGTCACCTGA
- a CDS encoding type II toxin-antitoxin system RelE/ParE family toxin, translating into MFELKQTETFRKWWTRLKDERARGLIFARLDRLAYGHVGDVKPVGGGISEVRIHHGPGYRVYLQQRGSTLIVLLCGGDKSTQAKDIRTAKRLAEEWKE; encoded by the coding sequence ATGTTCGAGCTGAAGCAGACGGAGACGTTCAGGAAGTGGTGGACGCGCCTCAAGGATGAGCGTGCCCGCGGTCTGATCTTCGCACGGCTCGACCGACTGGCCTACGGACACGTAGGCGACGTCAAGCCGGTGGGTGGCGGCATAAGCGAGGTGCGCATCCACCACGGTCCCGGCTACCGCGTTTATCTCCAGCAGCGCGGCAGCACCCTCATTGTCCTCCTGTGTGGCGGCGACAAGAGCACACAGGCGAAGGACATCAGAACCGCCAAACGTCTGGCTGAAGAATGGAAGGAATGA
- a CDS encoding P-II family nitrogen regulator: MKKIEAIIKPFKLDEVKEALQEVGLQGITVTEAKGFGRQKGHTELYRGAEYVVDFLPKVKVEVVLGDESVEAALEAIRKAAQTGRIGDGKIFVSNIEEVVRIRTGETGIDAI, from the coding sequence ATGAAAAAAATCGAAGCGATCATCAAGCCGTTCAAGCTTGACGAGGTGAAGGAAGCCCTTCAGGAAGTCGGATTGCAGGGGATCACGGTGACGGAAGCGAAGGGCTTCGGACGCCAGAAGGGCCATACCGAACTGTACCGGGGAGCCGAATACGTCGTGGACTTCCTGCCCAAGGTGAAGGTCGAGGTGGTGCTTGGCGACGAATCCGTCGAAGCCGCTCTGGAAGCGATACGCAAGGCGGCGCAGACTGGTCGGATCGGCGATGGCAAGATATTCGTATCCAACATCGAGGAAGTCGTCCGTATCCGTACGGGCGAAACCGGGATAGACGCTATCTGA
- a CDS encoding addiction module antidote protein — MAEVLTTFDPAEGLTSDEAIASFMAEAFASEDAGYIAHALGVVARAKGMTQIANETGLSREQLYRSFSDKGNPTLKTTIAVMKALGIELTARPAHALAGPSREG; from the coding sequence GTGGCCGAGGTACTGACGACGTTCGACCCCGCCGAGGGACTGACCTCCGACGAGGCAATAGCGTCCTTCATGGCGGAGGCGTTCGCTTCCGAGGATGCCGGATATATCGCGCACGCGCTTGGCGTCGTGGCGCGCGCGAAGGGCATGACCCAGATCGCGAACGAGACGGGGCTTTCGCGCGAGCAGCTCTACCGGTCGTTCAGCGACAAAGGGAATCCTACCCTCAAGACAACCATCGCGGTGATGAAGGCGCTCGGCATCGAACTGACGGCCAGACCCGCGCATGCCCTGGCTGGCCCGAGCCGGGAAGGATGA
- the xth gene encoding exodeoxyribonuclease III, whose amino-acid sequence MKIATWNINGVKARIDNLLTWLKDSQPDIVCLQEIKSVDENFPRLEIEALGYHVETHGQKGFNGVAILSKLRFDEVTCRLPGNDGDDHARFIEGVFSTSAGVLRVVSLYLPNGNPVGTEKFTYKLGWMERLEAWAKDRLALEEPIVLAGDYNVIPQPIDAKNPDVWVNDALYQPESRSAFRQLSLLGFTDSIRAVTDEALYTFWDYQAGAWQKNNGIRIDHLMLSPEAARHLDAASVEKHVRAWEKPSDHVPAVVELALDAA is encoded by the coding sequence ATGAAGATCGCGACCTGGAACATCAACGGCGTCAAGGCGCGCATCGACAATCTCCTCACCTGGCTGAAGGACAGCCAGCCCGACATCGTGTGCCTGCAGGAGATCAAGTCGGTCGACGAGAATTTTCCGCGGCTGGAGATCGAGGCGCTCGGCTATCATGTCGAGACGCACGGCCAGAAGGGCTTCAACGGCGTGGCCATCCTGTCGAAGCTGCGCTTCGACGAGGTCACCTGCCGGCTGCCGGGCAACGACGGCGACGACCATGCGCGCTTCATCGAAGGCGTGTTTTCGACGTCCGCCGGCGTGCTGCGGGTGGTGTCGCTCTATCTCCCGAACGGCAACCCGGTCGGCACCGAGAAATTCACCTACAAGCTCGGCTGGATGGAGCGCCTGGAGGCGTGGGCGAAAGACCGGCTCGCGCTCGAGGAACCGATCGTGCTTGCCGGCGACTACAACGTCATCCCCCAGCCGATCGACGCGAAAAACCCGGACGTCTGGGTGAACGACGCGCTCTACCAGCCGGAGAGCCGTTCCGCCTTCCGGCAACTTTCCTTGCTCGGCTTCACGGACAGCATCCGCGCCGTCACGGACGAGGCGCTCTACACGTTCTGGGACTATCAGGCGGGCGCCTGGCAGAAGAACAACGGTATCCGGATCGACCACCTGATGCTGTCGCCGGAAGCCGCCCGGCACCTCGACGCGGCGTCAGTGGAAAAGCACGTGCGGGCCTGGGAAAAGCCATCCGACCATGTCCCGGCTGTCGTGGAACTGGCCCTGGACGCGGCCTGA
- a CDS encoding helix-turn-helix domain-containing protein gives MAVVTSIHNRLPDSDTFGGRLSRIRDAQGMTTAALARRVGVRQKTIEQWESDRSEPSVERLSLLAGILNVNLVWLLHGVGDAPADEIGPDPLAAITVQLERLKRMHEDTGRIIDRIQREVTRLEEER, from the coding sequence ATGGCAGTCGTGACCTCGATCCACAACCGACTTCCCGATTCCGACACGTTCGGAGGCCGCCTCTCGCGCATCCGCGACGCGCAGGGAATGACCACCGCCGCACTGGCGCGCCGCGTCGGCGTGAGGCAGAAGACCATCGAGCAGTGGGAGAGTGATCGCTCGGAGCCCAGCGTCGAGAGACTGTCGCTGCTGGCTGGCATCCTCAACGTCAATCTGGTGTGGCTGCTGCACGGGGTCGGCGATGCGCCGGCCGACGAAATCGGCCCCGATCCGCTCGCCGCCATCACCGTGCAGCTGGAACGCCTGAAGCGCATGCACGAGGACACCGGTCGCATCATCGACCGGATCCAACGCGAAGTCACGCGCCTCGAAGAAGAGCGCTGA
- a CDS encoding tetratricopeptide repeat protein — protein sequence MSMSEWTRKVLVCVAFGSCLSVAQSAHALDPNTMRERETSPWAVFRNGFFAYKQGHKQEAIEAYRYAAENGQLGARWKLARMYAEGDGIRRDDYEAFKAFSEIVQQDVEPGSLEETYVSDALVAVAGYLRKGIPGSPVKANPIAAQDYYMRAAATYRNPNAQYEIGRMFLTGEGVKASVKQAGRWLQLAAEKGHAGAQATLGNLLFQSGKVVKGLAMMTAALERAPAGDQIWIRELQEEAFSLAGESDRRTAIALAEDILQKGTAE from the coding sequence ATGTCCATGTCTGAGTGGACCCGCAAGGTCCTGGTCTGTGTTGCATTCGGAAGCTGCCTCTCGGTAGCCCAGAGCGCCCATGCGCTCGACCCGAACACCATGCGGGAGAGGGAAACCAGCCCCTGGGCGGTCTTCCGCAACGGGTTCTTCGCTTACAAGCAGGGGCACAAGCAGGAGGCGATCGAAGCCTACCGCTACGCCGCCGAGAACGGACAGCTCGGTGCGCGCTGGAAGCTGGCGCGCATGTATGCCGAGGGCGACGGCATCCGCCGCGACGACTACGAAGCGTTCAAGGCCTTCAGCGAGATCGTCCAGCAGGACGTCGAACCGGGCAGCCTGGAGGAGACTTATGTCTCCGACGCGCTTGTCGCCGTCGCCGGCTACCTGCGCAAGGGCATTCCCGGCTCGCCGGTGAAGGCCAACCCCATCGCCGCGCAGGACTACTACATGCGCGCGGCCGCCACCTACCGCAACCCGAACGCCCAGTACGAGATCGGCAGGATGTTCCTGACCGGCGAAGGCGTGAAGGCGAGCGTCAAGCAGGCCGGCCGCTGGCTGCAACTCGCGGCCGAAAAGGGCCATGCCGGCGCGCAGGCGACGCTCGGCAATCTCCTGTTCCAGAGCGGCAAGGTGGTCAAGGGCCTCGCCATGATGACCGCAGCGCTGGAACGCGCTCCGGCGGGAGACCAGATCTGGATCCGCGAGTTGCAGGAGGAAGCCTTCTCGCTCGCGGGCGAGTCCGACCGGCGCACGGCGATCGCACTCGCCGAGGACATCCTCCAGAAGGGCACGGCGGAGTAG